A part of Brachybacterium faecium DSM 4810 genomic DNA contains:
- a CDS encoding DNA protecting protein DprA (PFAM: DNA recombination-mediator protein A~TIGRFAM: DNA protecting protein DprA) yields MTTHPTAHEDPADPAHGEPSDPSRAEPAGKERSARDADRTARITWSLLAEPSDPVALLLRAALGPAAALELVDAGTEETLLQALDGHVPRDTAEPAGSSSRARAARALERWRSRRARIDVDRVRADAARRGIRILIPQDPQWPALLNDLQHTAPHCLWVHGPGDLASLTGARTVALVGSRASTPYGEDTAASLAAAFAAGGGTVVSGGAYGIDAAAHRGALAAEDGATLAVLAGGLDSLYPRGNSQLLERIRARHLLVSEAPPGTAPTRWRFLARNRLIAALSQATVVVEASWRSGALSTARLADQLSRPVGAVPGPVTSAASAGSHRLLRERGAVLITEPADVLDLLPGGPAAGEGSHAVQDELDLLSPSDRRVLDAVPPRSSIAEHRVAEEIGFSVAEVEAGLARLALLGLVTRSSQRVRRARTTS; encoded by the coding sequence ATGACCACCCACCCCACGGCCCACGAGGACCCCGCCGATCCGGCTCACGGGGAGCCCTCCGACCCGTCCCGCGCGGAGCCCGCGGGCAAGGAGCGCTCCGCGCGGGACGCCGACCGCACCGCTCGCATCACCTGGTCCCTCCTCGCCGAGCCCTCGGACCCGGTCGCTCTCCTGCTCCGCGCCGCGCTCGGCCCCGCCGCGGCGCTCGAGCTCGTGGACGCCGGCACGGAGGAGACGCTGCTCCAGGCGCTGGACGGGCACGTCCCCCGCGACACAGCGGAGCCCGCGGGGTCATCGAGCAGAGCACGGGCCGCACGTGCGCTGGAGCGGTGGCGGTCCCGCCGGGCGCGGATCGACGTCGACCGGGTGCGCGCGGACGCCGCACGGCGCGGGATCCGCATCCTCATCCCGCAGGACCCGCAATGGCCCGCTCTGCTGAACGATCTGCAGCACACGGCCCCGCACTGCCTCTGGGTGCACGGGCCGGGGGACCTCGCCTCTCTCACCGGGGCCCGCACGGTCGCGCTCGTCGGCTCCCGCGCCTCGACCCCCTACGGCGAGGACACCGCCGCCAGCCTCGCCGCGGCCTTCGCCGCCGGCGGCGGGACGGTGGTCTCCGGCGGCGCCTACGGCATCGACGCCGCCGCCCACCGCGGTGCGCTCGCCGCCGAGGACGGGGCGACCCTCGCCGTGCTGGCCGGTGGGCTCGACAGCCTCTACCCGCGCGGGAACTCCCAGCTGCTCGAACGGATCCGTGCACGGCATCTGCTGGTCAGCGAGGCCCCGCCAGGGACCGCACCCACCCGGTGGCGCTTCCTGGCCCGTAACCGGCTGATCGCGGCGCTGTCGCAGGCGACCGTCGTGGTCGAGGCCTCGTGGCGTTCCGGGGCGCTGTCCACCGCACGGCTGGCGGATCAGCTCTCCCGTCCTGTCGGCGCCGTCCCGGGGCCGGTCACCTCCGCTGCGAGCGCCGGCAGCCACCGCCTGCTCCGGGAACGGGGAGCTGTCCTCATCACCGAGCCGGCGGACGTGCTGGACCTGCTGCCGGGCGGCCCTGCCGCCGGGGAGGGTTCCCACGCCGTCCAGGACGAGCTGGACCTGCTGAGCCCCTCGGACCGGCGCGTGCTGGATGCGGTGCCGCCCCGCTCGAGCATCGCCGAGCACCGCGTCGCCGAGGAGATCGGCTTCAGCGTCGCGGAGGTGGAGGCGGGACTGGCCCGCCTCGCCCTGCTGGGGCTGGTGACCCGCTCCTCGCAGCGGGTGCGACGCGCCCGGACCACCTCATGA